One region of Streptomyces sp. NBC_00442 genomic DNA includes:
- a CDS encoding thioesterase II family protein, with product MTPWLFCFHHAGAGISSFAKWQKILGDTAEVVPVLLPGRGPRAKEARITDATDLMNELRELITPLLDRPYLLYGHSLGGLVAHALTRTLEDDGLLPPARLVIGAVPPPHLRNTLLRGARLPDHELIDLLVDLEAAPPEAGGRDRSLWQRHVIPALRDDLRLGEALCQVNADKAVGTPLMALAGRDDPIAPLWEVAEWADYSVTHFRLQTMPGDHFFVRERVVPELLREVALELRESLKGKYGGGSSGRQEDGTRLLPTADLTVDLSER from the coding sequence GTGACGCCCTGGCTGTTCTGCTTCCACCACGCGGGCGCCGGTATCTCCTCCTTCGCCAAGTGGCAGAAGATCCTGGGCGACACGGCCGAGGTGGTGCCGGTGCTCCTTCCGGGCCGCGGCCCGCGCGCCAAGGAAGCCCGGATCACCGACGCCACCGACCTCATGAACGAGCTGCGGGAGTTGATCACCCCCCTGCTCGACCGGCCCTACCTCCTGTACGGGCACAGCCTCGGCGGCCTGGTCGCCCACGCGCTGACCCGGACCCTGGAGGACGACGGCCTGCTGCCGCCGGCCCGTCTGGTCATCGGCGCCGTACCGCCGCCGCACCTGCGCAACACGCTGTTGCGCGGGGCGCGGCTCCCGGACCACGAACTCATCGATCTCCTGGTCGACTTGGAGGCGGCGCCGCCCGAGGCCGGCGGCCGGGACCGCTCGCTGTGGCAGCGACACGTGATCCCCGCGCTCCGCGACGACCTGCGCCTCGGCGAAGCCCTGTGCCAGGTCAACGCCGACAAGGCGGTGGGCACCCCGCTGATGGCGCTGGCCGGCCGGGACGACCCGATCGCGCCGCTGTGGGAGGTGGCCGAGTGGGCCGACTACTCGGTGACCCACTTCCGCCTCCAGACCATGCCCGGCGACCACTTCTTCGTACGCGAGCGCGTGGTTCCCGAGCTGCTGCGCGAGGTGGCCCTCGAGCTGCGGGAGTCGCTCAAGGGGAAGTACGGCGGCGGGTCGAGCGGGCGTCAAGAGGACGGTACGAGACTCCTTCCGACAGCGGATCTGACAGTGGACCTATCAGAGAGGTGA
- a CDS encoding AfsR/SARP family transcriptional regulator, with protein sequence MEIKVLGPLTAESGGTSVVPSAGKPRQILALLSVYANQVMPVPTLMEEIWGADMPRSALTTLQTYILQLRRLIAGALGPDSPYTAREVLATRHGGYLLEVTPGDVDVHEYDRLVATGRGAAERGDDESAAALYRDALGMWRGPALVDVRLGPLLEIELVRLEESRLGVLEQRIDSDLRLGRHMQLLAELTSLTARHPLHEGLHAQCMVALYRSGRQWQALDVFQNLRRGLAEELGLDPSARLQQLHRAVLAGDPALDSHLAGRRPVLDLFAA encoded by the coding sequence ATGGAGATCAAGGTTCTCGGTCCGCTCACGGCCGAATCGGGCGGCACGTCGGTCGTCCCGAGCGCCGGCAAGCCCCGTCAGATACTGGCGCTGCTCTCGGTGTACGCCAACCAGGTCATGCCCGTGCCGACGCTGATGGAGGAGATCTGGGGGGCCGACATGCCCCGCAGCGCGCTGACCACCCTCCAGACGTACATCCTTCAGCTGCGCCGGCTGATCGCGGGGGCGCTCGGCCCGGACAGCCCCTACACCGCACGCGAGGTGCTGGCCACCCGGCACGGCGGCTACCTCCTCGAAGTGACCCCGGGCGACGTGGACGTGCACGAGTACGACCGTCTGGTGGCGACCGGGCGCGGCGCGGCCGAGCGCGGCGACGACGAGAGCGCGGCGGCCCTCTACCGCGACGCGCTCGGCATGTGGCGCGGACCCGCCCTGGTGGACGTCCGCCTCGGCCCGCTCCTGGAGATCGAGCTGGTGCGCCTGGAGGAGAGCAGGCTCGGTGTCCTGGAGCAGCGCATCGACTCCGATCTGCGGCTCGGGCGGCACATGCAACTGCTCGCGGAACTCACTTCTTTGACGGCTCGTCACCCGCTGCACGAGGGCCTGCACGCCCAGTGCATGGTGGCGCTCTACCGCTCCGGCCGGCAGTGGCAGGCGCTGGACGTGTTCCAGAACCTGCGGCGCGGGCTCGCCGAGGAGCTGGGTCTCGACCCGTCGGCGCGGCTCCAGCAGCTGCACCGCGCGGTGCTCGCCGGTGACCCGGCGCTCGACTCGCACCTGGCCGGGCGCCGCCCGGTGCTCGACCTCTTCGCCGCCTGA
- a CDS encoding TOMM precursor leader peptide-binding protein: protein MASVRTAEPRLGFKPHLRVEQVPGEAVYLISDQRVTALHGEQIACLAPLLDGTRPLDRITADAGDTLQAGQAARLVQRLNGAGLLSDRGPAEVAPQIAAEQAYWEAAGLDGTATVADRPHTLVRALSVGSADVRALVDCLTTAGLTALAPENDCPDALTVVLCDDYLDPALAVVDAAHRAAGRRWLPVKTEGTEQWIGPFFGDPDGPCWSCLAERLWRSRPVEAHVQRMLGRSGPVLRPSCALPAARVAAMQTAAFEAAKWLSGYRHSSQLSLRTIDGLTLADELHPVVRRPQCAECGEPGMTAAHVQTPVVLRSRLKVDTGGGGHRTMSLDQFMHRYGHLIDPVTGLVREIRRDPRGPEFFNSFCAGTNPAAGKGGIGGIRAGLRSTCGGKGATELQARVGALAEALERHSGQFEGTETVVRGSFATLTDEAVHPDTVQLYDPRQFGGRAEWNAAHGPFQHICDPFDEEAETDWTPIWSVTEERRKLLPTALLYYGVTQSPGHVSFLSTSNGTAAGASLEDAVLQGFLELVERDALALWWYNRTRQPGVDLDAFDDPWIAELQRVHASLDREVWVLDLTADLGIPVMAALSRRTDRASGQAEDIMLGFGAHFDPAIALRRALTELNQMMPHVVTADGGMSRTLTEDPDIQEWLRTAAVLAYPYLAPSDAAPTGPDTHLYTPHDDLRDDIVAAVEILKAKGLELLVLDQTRPDVGLPVVKVVVPGLRPHWARYAPGRLFDVPVELGRLAAPTPYEDLNPVPLFL from the coding sequence ATGGCATCTGTGCGGACCGCGGAGCCCCGCCTGGGGTTCAAGCCGCACCTGCGGGTCGAGCAGGTGCCGGGTGAAGCGGTGTACCTGATCTCCGACCAGCGGGTGACCGCTCTGCACGGCGAGCAGATCGCCTGCCTCGCCCCGCTCCTCGACGGCACCAGGCCTCTCGACCGGATAACGGCAGACGCCGGGGACACTCTCCAGGCGGGCCAGGCGGCCCGACTGGTCCAGCGCCTGAACGGCGCCGGGCTTCTCTCGGACCGCGGCCCGGCAGAGGTGGCACCCCAGATCGCGGCTGAGCAGGCGTACTGGGAGGCGGCGGGCCTGGACGGTACCGCCACGGTGGCTGATCGCCCGCACACGCTGGTACGGGCCCTCTCGGTGGGCAGCGCAGATGTACGGGCTCTGGTCGATTGCCTGACCACCGCGGGCCTGACCGCCCTCGCCCCCGAGAACGACTGCCCGGACGCGCTGACCGTCGTCCTCTGTGACGACTACCTCGACCCCGCCCTCGCCGTGGTGGACGCCGCTCACCGTGCGGCAGGCCGCCGCTGGCTTCCGGTGAAGACCGAGGGAACCGAGCAGTGGATCGGCCCGTTCTTCGGGGACCCCGACGGGCCCTGCTGGTCCTGCCTGGCCGAACGCCTGTGGCGGTCCCGCCCCGTGGAGGCCCACGTCCAGCGGATGCTGGGACGATCAGGCCCGGTGCTCCGACCCTCGTGCGCTCTGCCGGCCGCACGAGTGGCCGCCATGCAGACCGCCGCGTTCGAAGCGGCCAAGTGGCTCTCGGGATACCGGCACTCCAGCCAGCTGTCCCTGCGAACGATCGATGGGCTCACTCTCGCCGACGAGCTCCACCCGGTGGTGAGGCGTCCGCAGTGCGCGGAGTGCGGCGAGCCGGGTATGACAGCCGCGCACGTGCAGACACCTGTGGTGCTGCGATCGCGCTTGAAGGTTGATACGGGCGGCGGCGGACACCGCACGATGAGCCTGGATCAATTCATGCACCGCTACGGTCACTTGATCGACCCGGTGACTGGTCTCGTCCGCGAAATCCGGCGTGACCCCCGCGGCCCCGAGTTCTTCAACTCGTTCTGCGCCGGGACCAATCCCGCCGCCGGCAAGGGCGGGATCGGCGGGATACGGGCCGGACTGCGCTCCACCTGCGGTGGCAAGGGAGCCACCGAACTGCAGGCCAGGGTAGGTGCGCTGGCGGAGGCCCTTGAGCGTCACTCCGGCCAGTTCGAGGGTACGGAAACCGTCGTGCGCGGCAGCTTCGCCACTCTCACCGACGAGGCCGTCCACCCCGACACCGTGCAGCTCTACGACCCCCGGCAGTTCGGCGGACGTGCGGAGTGGAACGCGGCGCACGGCCCCTTCCAGCACATCTGTGATCCGTTCGACGAGGAGGCGGAGACCGACTGGACACCCATATGGTCGGTCACCGAAGAGCGCCGGAAACTGCTGCCCACCGCACTGCTCTATTACGGAGTGACGCAGTCGCCGGGCCACGTCTCCTTCTTGAGCACCTCCAACGGCACCGCCGCCGGCGCCAGTCTGGAAGACGCGGTGCTCCAGGGGTTCCTCGAACTCGTCGAGCGTGATGCCCTCGCCCTGTGGTGGTACAATCGGACTCGTCAGCCCGGCGTCGACCTCGACGCTTTCGACGATCCCTGGATCGCCGAACTCCAGCGTGTACATGCGTCGTTGGACCGGGAAGTGTGGGTACTCGACCTGACCGCCGACCTCGGAATCCCCGTGATGGCCGCCCTTTCGAGGCGTACGGACCGCGCGTCGGGGCAGGCGGAAGACATCATGCTCGGCTTCGGCGCCCACTTCGACCCCGCGATCGCGCTGCGCCGCGCCCTGACCGAGCTCAACCAGATGATGCCGCACGTGGTGACAGCGGACGGCGGCATGTCCCGCACGCTGACCGAGGACCCGGACATACAGGAGTGGCTGCGCACTGCGGCAGTCCTGGCCTACCCCTATCTGGCCCCTTCGGACGCGGCGCCCACCGGTCCGGACACGCACCTCTACACGCCGCACGACGACCTGCGTGACGACATCGTGGCAGCAGTGGAGATCCTCAAGGCCAAGGGGCTGGAACTCCTGGTCCTCGACCAGACAAGACCCGATGTCGGACTGCCGGTGGTCAAGGTGGTGGTGCCCGGACTCAGACCCCACTGGGCCCGCTACGCTCCCGGACGCCTCTTCGACGTCCCCGTGGAGCTCGGCAGACTGGCCGCGCCGACCCCGTACGAGGACCTCAACCCGGTCCCCCTCTTCCTCTGA
- a CDS encoding cyclase family protein yields the protein MRVIDLSSPVDAAGWEPDPIVHEIMTPAEGAAHMAAEMKEHFGLDFDPADLPGGELLSLDTLTLTSHTGTHVDAPSHYGSVGDYGRPRHIDEMPLDWFLRPAVVLDVSDVGIGAIGVERIEKQIAETGYTPRPLDIVMLHTGASQHAGTPRYFTDFAGLDGPATDFLLDLGVRVIGTDAWSLDAPFGHMIRTFQETGDTSVLWPAHFAGRRREYCQVERLAHLDTLPTHGFRVSCFPVKIAGAGAGWTRAVALIDE from the coding sequence TTGCGAGTCATCGATCTGTCGTCGCCCGTGGACGCGGCCGGCTGGGAACCGGACCCGATCGTCCACGAGATCATGACGCCCGCCGAGGGCGCCGCGCACATGGCGGCGGAGATGAAGGAGCACTTCGGGCTCGACTTCGACCCGGCGGACCTGCCCGGGGGCGAACTCCTCTCCCTGGACACGCTCACCCTGACCAGCCACACCGGCACCCACGTGGACGCGCCCTCGCACTACGGGTCGGTCGGTGACTACGGGCGGCCCCGGCACATCGACGAGATGCCGCTCGACTGGTTCCTGCGCCCGGCCGTCGTCCTGGACGTGAGCGATGTCGGCATCGGCGCCATCGGTGTCGAGCGCATCGAGAAGCAGATCGCCGAGACCGGCTACACCCCGCGGCCCCTCGACATCGTGATGCTGCACACGGGGGCATCCCAACACGCGGGCACACCACGATACTTCACCGATTTCGCGGGGCTCGACGGCCCAGCCACCGACTTCCTGCTCGACCTCGGCGTCCGTGTCATCGGCACCGACGCCTGGAGCCTGGACGCGCCCTTCGGGCACATGATCCGCACCTTCCAGGAGACGGGCGACACGTCGGTCCTGTGGCCCGCGCACTTCGCGGGCCGGCGCCGCGAGTACTGCCAGGTCGAGCGGCTCGCCCACCTCGACACCCTGCCCACGCACGGCTTCCGGGTGTCCTGCTTCCCCGTGAAGATCGCCGGAGCGGGGGCGGGCTGGACCCGGGCCGTCGCCCTGATCGACGAATGA